The proteins below are encoded in one region of Populus alba chromosome 2, ASM523922v2, whole genome shotgun sequence:
- the LOC118042046 gene encoding protein CUP-SHAPED COTYLEDON 3-like has protein sequence MPLQTIFLHPLPNPIFTTLKSPPLLSLSLSPWLCVKMLAMEELLCELTCEDINEQGLPPGFRFHPTDEELITFYLASKVFNGSFCGVDIAEVDLNRCEPWELPDVAKMGEREWYFFSLRDRKYPTGLRTNRATGAGYWKATGKDREVYSASTGALLGMKKTLVFYKGRAPRGEKTKWVMHEYRLDGDFSYRHSCKEEWVICRIFHKKGEKKKVFLQAGQGYHLMEASSPANSGSLPPLLEASASIFDQCQSKNTVVEAFQNAFLIHEHQENDLKSLLNPLVSQSNAMSLNDFQPCFSPTSISVNSTTTSTNKNTDTNTNNQSPSMLFKSILSYQDCALKEQSSTLYKQCNTEANFSHFQLHDAHLGCVDKIIHPNPYQNNPLFFEMDCSSNILGFSESASAADTIAHDMSTSIGFSRAGLQMTLDTPIRLPAESWPFDP, from the exons ATGCCACTACAAACCATTTTCCTTCATCCACTTCCAAATCCCATTTTTACAACCTTAAAATCCCccccccttctctctctctctctctctccttggcTTTGTGTGAAGATGCTGGCAATGGAAGAGCTTCTGTGTGAACTAACTTGTGAAGATATAAACGAGCAAGGGTTGCCTCCAGGGTTTAGATTCCACCCAACAGATGAAGAGCTTATAACCTTCTATCTCGCTTCAAAGGTGTTTAATGGGAGTTTTTGCGGTGTAGATATTGCTGAGGTTGATCTTAACAGATGTGAACCCTGGGAGCTTCCag ATGTAGCAAAGATGGGAGAAAGAGAATGGTATTTTTTTAGCTTGAGGGACAGGAAGTACCCAACAGGGCTGAGAACAAATCGGGCCACCGGAGCTGGCTACTGGAAAGCCACAGGCAAAGATAGAGAAGTATACAGTGCTTCAACTGGTGCCTTGCTTGGCATGAAGAAGACCCTTGTTTTTTACAAAGGCAGAGCTCCTAGAGGTGAAAAAACCAAGTGGGTGATGCATGAGTACCGCTTAGACGGTGACTTTTCCTACCGTCACTCGTGTAAG GAGGAATGGGTGATTTGTAGGATATTTCAcaaaaaaggagagaagaaaaaggtTTTTCTCCAAGCTGGACAAGGCTATCACCTCATGGAAGCCTCTTCACCAGCAAATTCAGGTTCATTGCCTCCACTGCTTGAAGCATCAGCATCAATATTTGATCAGTGTCAATCCAAGAACACAGTTGTTGAGGCCTTCCAAAACGCTTTTCTGATTCATGAACACCAAGAAAATGACCTCAAAAGCCTACTCAACCCACTTGTTTCCCAGTCCAATGCCATGTCATTAAATGACTTCCAACCATGTTTTTCACCTACCTCCATCTCCGTCAACAGCACCACcacatcaacaaataaaaacacagaCACGAACACCAACAACCAGTCACCATCGATGCTCTTCAAGTCCATCCTCTCATATCAAGATTGCGCATTGAAGGAACAATCCAGTACTCTTTACAAACAGTGCAACACGGAGGCCAACTTTTCCCATTTTCAGCTACATGATGCTCACTTGGGTTGCGTGGATAAGATCATTCACCCAAATCCATACCAAAATAATCCCTTGTTTTTTGAGATGGATTGTAGTAGTAACATTTTGGGGTTCTCAGAATCTGCCTCTGCTGCAGACACCATAGCCCATGACATGTCCACTTCAATTGGTTTTAGCAGAGCCGGCTTGCAGATGACGCTAGATACTCCCATCAGACTTCCTGCAGAATCTTGGCCATTTGATCCTTAA
- the LOC118042047 gene encoding uncharacterized protein, with protein MENNSKQMENRKEGVEEKKGKLDGLPMESSPYLKYTDLEDYKRIAYGTEGHQEVKPNQGGGGTDAPTLSGNDLSPEKMAIIDAANRHGIP; from the coding sequence ATGGAGAACAACAGCAAGCAAATGGAAAATAGGAAAGAGGGTGttgaagagaagaaaggaaaactTGATGGGTTGCCAATGGAGAGCAGTCCCTACTTGAAGTATACAGATTTGGAGGATTACAAGCGCATAGCCTATGGCACTGAAGGACACCAAGAAGTTAAGCCTAATCAAGGTGGAGGTGGCACCGATGCTCCCACACTTTCAGGGAATGACCTCTCCCCAGAAAAAATGGCAATAATTGATGCAGCCAATCGTCATGGCATTCCATAA
- the LOC118042048 gene encoding protein PLASTID MOVEMENT IMPAIRED 1-like: MATDRRTSNTQLLEELEELSESLYQAQTSTNRRTGSLTFPRSSVPSIISDESGTEKIDEKSSSRPRSRRMSLSPWRSSPKPDEETERRTSNINQPEIKKLDDIATSTEKKGIWNWKPIRALSHIGMQKLSCLFSVEVVAVQGLPASMNGLRLSVCVRKKETKDGAVHTMPSRVSHGAADFEETLFIKSHVYCTPGKGKPLTFEPRPFMIYVFAVDAEELDFGRSIVDLSRLIQESMEKSQEDTRVRQWDTSFNLSGKAKGGELVLKLGFQIMEKEGGIDIYSQAEGSKSSKSKNFSLSLGRKQSKSSFSVPSPRVTGRSEAWTPSKANPVADIHGMDDLNLDEPAPAPSSSPSIQKSEEPEQKIEDLDLPDFVVVDKGLEIQGKEENENVDSEENVKEKSHSSEVVKEVVHDKVHLTRLTELHSIVQQIKALESMMGEEKTFKTGDETEPPKLDSDEETVTQEFLQKLEDAETNAFKFNQPEIPPLHLDGGDDSSEAESKVYLSDLGKGLGCLVQTRDGGYLAATNPLDTVVSRKDTPKLAMQLSKPLVLQPDTSINGFELFQRMASIGFEELCSRILSLMPLDELLGKTAEQIAFEGIASAIIQGRNKEGASSSAARTIAAVKTMATATSTGRKERISTGIWNVNESPLTAEEILAFSLQKIEAMAIEALKIQAEMAEEEAPFVVSPLAGNASTDSGKDQNYPLDSAISLEDWIKNYSLVSPGKPATITIAVVVQLRDPTRRYEAVGGPVVALVHATQADIEEDNYDEEKKFKATSSHIGGMKAKSGKRNVWDSERQRLTAMHWLVEYGLGKAGKKGKHVLSKGQDLLWSISSRIMADMWLKPMRNPDVKFTE; encoded by the coding sequence ATGGCAACAGATAGAAGGACATCAAATACTCAACTGTTGGAAGAACTGGAAGAACTCAGCGAGTCTCTTTATCAAGCCCAGACTTCCACCAACCGCAGAACTGGTTCCCTCACATTTCCTCGATCTTCAGTTCCTTCTATAATATCAGATGAGAGTGGCACAGAAAAAATCGATGAAAAATCAAGCAGCAGGCCTCGGTCCAGGCGGATGTCGTTGTCGCCTTGGCGGTCTAGTCCAAAGCCTGATGAAGAAACTGAGCGCAGAACATCCAATATTAATCAACCAGAAATAAAGAAGCTGGATGACATAGCTACTTCAACAGAGAAAAAAGGGATTTGGAATTGGAAGCCAATCCGAGCCCTGTCTCATATTGGGATGCAGAAATTAAGCTGTTTGTTCTCTGTTGAAGTAGTTGCTGTGCAAGGCCTTCCAGCTTCCATGAATGGACTCCGGCTTTCGGTTTGTGTTAGGAAGAAGGAGACAAAAGATGGTGCGGTCCATACAATGCCATCAAGAGTTTCACATGGCGCTGCTGACTTTGAAGAGACGTTGTTTATCAAGAGTCATGTGTACTGCACTCCTGGCAAAGGGAAGCCGCTTACATTTGAGCCCCGTCCATTTATGATTTATGTATTTGCAGTAGATGCTGAAGAGCTTGATTTTGGGAGAAGTATAGTGGATTTAAGTCGACTTATTCAGGAATCCATGGAGAAGAGCCAAGAAGATACTCGAGTGCGGCAGTGGGACACGAGTTTCAACCTATCTGGGAAGGCAAAAGGAGGAGAGCTTGTTCTCAAATTGGGATTTCAGATTATGGAGAAAGAAGGAGGGATTGATATTTATAGTCAAGCTGAAGGATCGAAGTCTAGTAAATCGAAAAATTTCTCACTTTCACTGGGACGTAAGCAGTCTAAATCATCCTTCAGTGTCCCAAGTCCAAGGGTGACAGGACGATCAGAAGCTTGGACTCCTTCGAAGGCAAATCCAGTTGCGGATATTCATGGAATGGATGACTTGAATCTTGATGAGCCAGCTCCAGCTCCTTCATCATCCCCCTCTATTCAGAAATCAGAAGAACCAGAACAAAAGATAGAGGATCTTGATCTTCCAGACTTTGTAGTTGTGGATAAAGGGTTGGAGATTCAAGGCAAAGAAGAGAATGAGAATGTAGATTCTGAAGAAAATGTTAAAGAAAAGTCACATTCAAGCGAAGTTGTCAAGGAAGTAGTTCACGATAAGGTACACCTGACAAGACTAACCGAGCTCCATTCAATCGTTCAGCAGATAAAAGCTCTTGAATCCATGAtgggagaagaaaaaacttttaagacAGGAGAtgaaactgaaccaccaaaATTAGATTCAGATGAAGAAACAGTAACGCAGGAATTTCTCCAGAAGCTCGAAGATGCAGAAACTAATGCTTTCAAATTCAATCAACCTGAAATTCCCCCTCTGCATCTCGATGGAGGTGATGACTCTTCAGAGGCTGAATCCAAGGTATATCTCTCAGACCTTGGGAAGGGATTAGGCTGTCTGGTTCAAACAAGAGATGGAGGCTACTTAGCAGCTACGAATCCTCTAGATACTGTTGTTTCGAGGAAAGATACTccaaaactagcaatgcagttGTCAAAACCACTCGTTCTTCAACCAGACACATCCATAAACGGGTTTGAATTGTTTCAGAGAATGGCATCCATTGGTTTTGAAGAGCTTTGTTCTCGAATCTTATCATTGATGCCCCTCGATGAACTGTTGGGGAAAACTGCAGAACAGATAGCGTTTGAAGGCATAGCTTCTGCAATCATCCAAGGGAGAAACAAAGAAGGCGCTAGTTCAAGTGCTGCTCGTACCATTGCTGCCGTTAAAACAATGGCGACAGCGACTAGTACAGGCAGGAAAGAGAGGATATCAACAGGAATTTGGAATGTAAATGAAAGCCCTTTGACAGCCGAGGAAATCTTGGCATTCTCACTGCAGAAGATTGAGGCAATGGCAATAGAAGCCTTGAAGATTCAGGCAGAAATGGCAGAGGAAGAAGCCCCCTTCGTTGTTTCTCCACTCGCTGGAAATGCAAGCACAGACAGTGGGAAGGATCAAAATTACCCTCTGGATTCTGCCATTTCACTAGAAGATTGGATAAAGAACTACAGTTTAGTTTCTCCAGGAAAGCCAGCAACAATTACCATAGCTGTGGTTGTCCAGCTACGGGATCCTACAAGGCGATACGAGGCAGTTGGCGGACCAGTGGTTGCACTAGTTCATGCGACACAAGCAGACATCGAAGAGGACAATTACGATgaggaaaagaaatttaaagcaaCAAGTTCGCACATTGGGGGCATGAAGGCAAAGTCAGGAAAGAGGAATGTGTGGGATTCGGAGAGGCAAAGGTTAACTGCAATGCACTGGCTGGTTGAATATGGACTTGGAAAGGCagggaaaaaaggaaaacatgtGTTATCAAAAGGGCAAGATCTCTTATGGAGCATTTCCTCAAGAATCATGGCTGATATGTGGCTCAAACCTATGAGAAATCCTGATGTGAAGTTCACAGAGTAG